The DNA sequence AATCTTCAAAAATTAAGTTCGAGACAGCCATAATTATTTGAGGATTGAGGTATACAGACTAAATAAAGAAGATATATAATTTTTGATATCCAACGATTCAACACGACTGCGAGCAGCATTTCCCAGAGATATTCTTAAGTCTTCATCTCTAATAATTTTTTGCAGGGCTTGGACTAACTCTTCTTTATTTCCAGGTTGCACTAATAGACCATTTTGATGATGATTAATAACTTCAGGTATGCCACCTACAGGAGTTACAATTACAGGTAAACCCCAAGCCATTGCTTCTAACATTGACATGGGTAAACCTTCGTTGTATGAAGGTAAAACAAAAGCATTTGCTTCGGCTAAAAGGGTATCTCGTTCGGCAGGACTTAGCCAAGCAGAAATAGTAATTTTGTCTTCAACACCTAATTCTTTAATTAACCGTTGAGCCAGGTCTAAATCTCCATTTCCTGCCAAAACTAATTGAGCGCCATTTCTATCTGATTCTGGCAATGCGGCAAAGGCTTTAATGAGATCGAATGCTCCTTTATCCTGTTTAGGAAACTTCATCACAGACTTAGCTGCATCTAGTACACCTCCACGTTGACCAATCAGTCCCAAAAAGACAAATCTGACTGGTAATTTGGGTCGATCTTGGGGAATATTTATGGGAAGTTTAACTGGATTATAGAGAACTGTAGTTTGGTCTTTATCTAACTTAAA is a window from the Merismopedia glauca CCAP 1448/3 genome containing:
- a CDS encoding glycosyltransferase family 4 protein gives rise to the protein VQQSENSASVNQKPRVRILMLGASLDIQGGITSVEKLILENAPPELQIRHAGTFAPGSVIHNSQVFIKALWILLTTLITRKADLIHIHFSERGSTLRKIILIVVILAFRQPFILHAHGATYREFWEGLPSLLQKITVFLFAKCTRFVTLSESWRAYYLSEFKLDKDQTTVLYNPVKLPINIPQDRPKLPVRFVFLGLIGQRGGVLDAAKSVMKFPKQDKGAFDLIKAFAALPESDRNGAQLVLAGNGDLDLAQRLIKELGVEDKITISAWLSPAERDTLLAEANAFVLPSYNEGLPMSMLEAMAWGLPVIVTPVGGIPEVINHHQNGLLVQPGNKEELVQALQKIIRDEDLRISLGNAARSRVESLDIKNYISSLFSLYTSILK